From Pseudovibrio sp. Tun.PSC04-5.I4, a single genomic window includes:
- a CDS encoding P1 family peptidase — protein MLESELFQTKNIGSMPKGIRNTICDVPGVKVGHVTLTDGDCQTGVTAITAHDQNPYHLRIRAASHVLNGYGKSTGLVQLEELGELETPIVLTNTLSVGAVSEGLVRYTVEKTPEIKSNLATINPVVFECNDAFLNDITALSVRPKHVSQALSLASEEFEQGAVGAGRGMSCFGLKGGIGSSSRQVKLGKSVYHLGVLVLSNMGRLPDFICAGQHVGPAIEDAIKADVAGPEKGSIIMIVGTDLPLSERQLTRVARRTSVGLTRTGSFLGHGSGDIALAFTTADPVDMKSRKRTHSVEQLDERRIDRVFRAVCEATEEAIVNSMLNAERVTGRDGNTRFALRDIVATMGAS, from the coding sequence GTGCTAGAGAGTGAACTGTTTCAGACTAAGAATATTGGCAGTATGCCGAAGGGCATTCGAAATACGATTTGTGACGTTCCGGGTGTTAAAGTTGGTCATGTAACGCTTACCGATGGTGATTGTCAGACCGGTGTAACAGCGATCACAGCTCATGATCAAAACCCGTATCATCTCCGTATCCGAGCGGCCTCTCATGTATTGAACGGTTATGGCAAGAGCACTGGCCTTGTGCAGCTTGAAGAGCTTGGTGAGCTGGAAACACCCATCGTGCTGACGAATACCCTGAGTGTGGGGGCCGTGAGTGAGGGCCTCGTTCGATACACAGTGGAGAAAACACCGGAAATAAAATCGAACTTAGCGACGATTAATCCGGTTGTCTTTGAATGCAATGATGCCTTCTTAAATGACATCACGGCTCTTTCTGTTCGCCCAAAACATGTTTCTCAAGCCCTCTCTTTGGCATCTGAAGAGTTTGAACAAGGTGCTGTTGGGGCTGGACGTGGGATGTCCTGCTTTGGGCTTAAGGGAGGAATAGGTAGCTCTTCCCGGCAAGTGAAGCTTGGCAAGTCTGTTTATCATCTTGGTGTTTTGGTTCTTTCCAACATGGGGCGCTTACCCGATTTTATCTGTGCTGGGCAGCACGTTGGGCCTGCGATTGAAGATGCTATCAAAGCTGACGTAGCCGGACCTGAAAAAGGGTCGATCATCATGATTGTTGGGACAGATCTTCCCTTGAGTGAACGGCAATTGACCAGAGTCGCGCGACGAACTTCTGTTGGACTTACGCGGACTGGCTCATTCCTTGGTCATGGGAGTGGGGATATAGCTTTGGCGTTTACAACAGCTGATCCTGTGGACATGAAAAGCCGGAAACGCACGCATTCAGTGGAACAACTGGATGAGCGTCGAATTGACAGGGTGTTTCGAGCCGTTTGTGAAGCTACAGAAGAGGCTATCGTGAATTCAATGTTGAATGCTGAGCGCGTGACCGGACGAGACGGAAATACGCGATTTGCACTGAGAGACATTGTTGCGACAATGGGGGCAAGTTAA
- a CDS encoding aminoglycoside phosphotransferase family protein: MNKQEIKLLDEAFGLPETTKWVSFGEGHTNETWFGELEGEEPVVLRRFNPNRTEDQILSEIKCLDLLQNMVDCTVPKALYGVNQQRVTEVEGAHYSLFEYIEGVTPALDEAETCTLSGLALANLHIKLWERRDEFRFAEEARPCVDKSSLKSGMVLSSSLGKMDAASSLDSKFLSVQYWADIEAALSAALTSLSVLDDTKHLVHGDFGPPNVLVNESTRELAGILDWDECRWDLPIYDVASVYPFLCEIDDALGDAFVDAYFKGLQGSSHPLAARSDEARALMGAVHYVATYKELELMVDNHLDEPEYLAELLQQLA; encoded by the coding sequence ATGAATAAACAAGAAATCAAACTGCTAGACGAAGCTTTTGGTCTGCCGGAAACCACCAAATGGGTATCTTTCGGCGAGGGGCACACCAACGAAACTTGGTTTGGAGAGCTTGAAGGAGAAGAACCAGTTGTTCTTCGTCGCTTTAATCCGAACCGTACTGAAGATCAGATTCTTTCTGAAATAAAGTGTTTAGACCTTTTACAAAACATGGTCGATTGCACGGTACCAAAGGCTCTTTATGGGGTCAATCAGCAACGTGTGACTGAGGTGGAAGGTGCACACTACAGCTTGTTCGAGTATATTGAAGGTGTAACGCCTGCTCTAGACGAGGCTGAAACTTGCACCTTAAGTGGACTAGCCCTTGCTAACCTTCACATCAAGCTTTGGGAGAGGCGTGATGAGTTTCGGTTTGCAGAGGAGGCCCGTCCCTGCGTTGACAAAAGCTCTCTGAAATCTGGGATGGTTCTTTCGTCTTCACTTGGGAAGATGGATGCTGCCAGCAGCCTCGATAGCAAATTTCTGTCGGTTCAATATTGGGCAGATATAGAGGCGGCCTTAAGCGCTGCTCTGACATCTCTGAGCGTTTTGGATGACACGAAGCATCTGGTACACGGAGATTTTGGCCCACCAAATGTTCTGGTGAATGAAAGTACTCGCGAGCTGGCAGGTATTCTGGATTGGGATGAATGCCGCTGGGATTTGCCTATCTACGATGTCGCGAGTGTTTACCCATTCCTTTGTGAAATTGATGATGCTCTTGGTGATGCGTTTGTAGATGCTTACTTCAAAGGCTTGCAGGGATCTTCCCATCCGCTTGCAGCCCGCAGTGATGAAGCACGCGCGCTTATGGGCGCGGTTCATTATGTGGCAACTTACAAAGAACTGGAGCTCATGGTGGACAACCACCTTGATGAGCCGGAGTACTTGGCGGAGCTGCTACAGCAGCTCGCCTAA
- a CDS encoding glutamate decarboxylase, producing the protein MPLWKANNCANPDIYATARAVEGLAKFKIPETGMAPEEAYNLVRDELYLDGNARQNLATFCTTWVEDEVHKLMADCIDKNMIDKDEYPQTADIEARCVHIIANLWNSPEAEETIGCSTTGSSEAAMLGGLALKWAWRDRRKKEGKPFDKPNIVCGPVQVCWHKFAKYFDVELRQIPLSEGSLHMQPDQLKDYVDENTIGVVPTLGVTFTGVYEPVKEICTELDKLQNETGVNIPVHVDAASGGFVAPFLHPELLWDFRLDRVKSINASGHKFGLAPLGVGWVIWRDNAELPKDLVFNVDYLGGNMPTFALNFSRPGGQIVIQYYNFMRLGWAGYRGIQLACAENAQYLAGKLEDLPELEVLYDGKGALPCVCYRLKNPNKAHYTLYDLSERVRMSGWQIASYPLPADMEETVVQRIMVRHGVSHDAVDQLFLDIRKALNYLDKNNIKWSDAGPSFSHG; encoded by the coding sequence ATGCCTTTGTGGAAAGCAAATAATTGCGCAAACCCTGATATTTACGCGACTGCCCGCGCCGTGGAAGGCTTGGCAAAATTCAAGATACCAGAAACTGGCATGGCTCCAGAAGAGGCCTATAATCTGGTTAGGGATGAGCTTTATCTGGATGGCAATGCCAGACAAAATCTCGCAACGTTTTGCACCACTTGGGTGGAAGATGAAGTTCACAAACTCATGGCAGATTGCATCGACAAAAACATGATCGATAAGGATGAATATCCGCAAACTGCTGATATTGAAGCCCGTTGCGTTCATATAATAGCAAACCTTTGGAATTCACCAGAAGCAGAAGAAACCATCGGTTGTTCAACAACTGGATCTTCTGAGGCAGCTATGCTGGGCGGGCTTGCGCTGAAGTGGGCTTGGCGCGATCGCAGAAAGAAAGAGGGCAAGCCCTTCGATAAACCTAATATCGTCTGTGGTCCTGTTCAGGTTTGCTGGCACAAGTTTGCCAAGTATTTCGATGTTGAGCTTCGCCAGATACCTCTTAGCGAGGGCTCACTCCATATGCAGCCAGATCAGCTCAAAGATTACGTCGATGAAAACACTATCGGTGTTGTGCCAACGTTGGGCGTCACGTTTACCGGTGTTTATGAGCCTGTCAAAGAGATCTGCACTGAACTGGACAAGCTGCAAAATGAAACCGGCGTGAATATCCCTGTCCACGTAGATGCAGCATCAGGGGGCTTTGTCGCGCCCTTCCTTCACCCAGAGCTTCTTTGGGATTTTAGGTTAGATCGCGTTAAATCCATCAACGCCTCTGGTCACAAATTCGGACTGGCTCCACTGGGTGTTGGTTGGGTGATTTGGCGCGATAACGCCGAACTTCCGAAGGATCTCGTGTTTAATGTCGATTATCTAGGCGGCAACATGCCAACGTTCGCCCTCAACTTTTCTCGCCCGGGTGGTCAGATTGTAATTCAGTACTACAATTTCATGCGCTTGGGATGGGCTGGCTACAGAGGGATCCAATTAGCCTGTGCGGAGAACGCTCAATACCTCGCTGGAAAACTGGAGGACTTGCCTGAACTGGAAGTTCTGTACGATGGGAAAGGGGCTCTACCTTGCGTGTGCTATCGTCTCAAGAATCCAAATAAGGCCCATTACACGCTCTACGATCTATCAGAGAGAGTCCGCATGAGTGGATGGCAAATCGCATCCTACCCCCTCCCCGCAGATATGGAAGAAACCGTTGTGCAACGGATCATGGTTCGCCACGGAGTTTCCCACGACGCAGTAGATCAGCTCTTTTTAGACATCCGCAAGGCGCTGAATTATTTGGATAAAAACAACATCAAATGGTCTGATGCAGGTCCAAGTTTCTCTCACGGATAG
- a CDS encoding ATP-dependent RecD-like DNA helicase encodes MDWSPQQDEALSETARWLRSTGGSQVFRLFGYAGTGKTTLARHLAEGIDGDVAFGAFTGKAAHVLRQKGCADASTIHSLIYRPRGTKKDEEDDDDGPQFAINRDSPAAKVDLIIIDECSMVDEELGRDLLSFGKKVLVLGDPAQLPPVRGGGYFTEVEPDIMLTEVHRQAKDNPIVRMSMDIREGAELDFGQYGESSVISRRDIDKEMILSADQVLVGTNKTRRLYNNRIRELKGFTTQMPAVGDKLVCLRNDKTKGLLNGGLWNVKRLRPPRGNTLRFDVESDDDFAKAAIKVKVLPAMFEEGGDQLSYAIRRRADEFDYGYALTVHKSQGSQWDNLVLFDESWAFREHKTRWLYTAVTRAAKTITVVR; translated from the coding sequence ATGGATTGGTCTCCGCAGCAGGATGAGGCGCTTTCAGAAACAGCCCGTTGGCTTCGCTCTACTGGCGGATCACAAGTGTTTCGTTTATTCGGCTATGCAGGAACTGGCAAAACCACTCTTGCTCGCCATTTAGCTGAAGGCATTGACGGTGATGTCGCTTTTGGAGCGTTTACGGGTAAAGCTGCTCATGTGTTACGCCAAAAAGGGTGTGCAGACGCATCAACCATTCACTCGTTGATCTATCGACCTCGTGGCACGAAGAAAGACGAGGAAGACGATGATGATGGCCCACAGTTTGCAATTAATCGCGACAGCCCTGCTGCAAAAGTAGATCTGATCATCATTGATGAATGTTCTATGGTGGATGAAGAGCTGGGTCGCGATCTGCTTTCATTTGGCAAGAAGGTTCTGGTTCTGGGTGATCCGGCGCAGTTGCCGCCCGTTCGTGGTGGTGGTTATTTCACTGAGGTTGAGCCTGATATTATGCTCACCGAGGTGCATCGTCAGGCGAAAGACAACCCAATCGTGCGTATGTCTATGGATATTCGCGAGGGTGCGGAGTTGGATTTTGGTCAATATGGCGAGAGTTCTGTTATCTCCCGACGAGATATTGATAAGGAAATGATCCTCTCTGCCGATCAGGTGCTTGTTGGGACCAACAAAACACGCCGCTTGTACAACAATCGCATCCGTGAGCTGAAAGGCTTTACAACGCAAATGCCCGCTGTTGGCGATAAGTTGGTTTGCTTGCGGAACGACAAGACCAAAGGCCTGTTAAATGGCGGGTTGTGGAATGTGAAACGACTTCGCCCACCACGCGGTAACACTCTTCGGTTTGATGTGGAATCTGATGATGATTTTGCAAAGGCCGCCATTAAGGTAAAAGTGCTGCCTGCCATGTTTGAGGAGGGTGGAGATCAGCTGTCATATGCCATTCGCCGCCGGGCTGATGAATTCGACTACGGCTATGCGTTGACAGTCCACAAATCGCAGGGTTCTCAGTGGGATAATCTGGTTTTGTTTGACGAGAGCTGGGCGTTCCGCGAGCATAAGACACGCTGGCTTTACACTGCCGTCACCCGAGCAGCGAAGACAATTACCGTGGTGCGGTAG
- a CDS encoding Tex family protein, which yields MSDLTSVTVSSPAKKAGKIPADVALRISQRIAVEIGCQPGQVNATVQLLDEGSTVPFIARYRKEVTGGLDDTQLRTLDERLIYMREMEDRRKAIVKSIDEQGKLTDELAKQIAGADSKSTLEDLYLPFRKKRRTKAQIAREAGLEPLSDLLLGDPNKTPESEAASFVDAEKGFADTKAVLDGARQILMERFSENAQLVGRLRGYVARQGVVGASVVAGKEQDGAKFSDYFTYSENWKNIPSHRALALLRGRNEGILALDLKVDEDDVSAVKPVERMIADAAGIQNNGRSADKWLSDVVRWTWKVKIGLHVELDLMGELRDRAEEESIKVFARNLKDLLLAAPAGQHATLGLDPGIRTGVKVAVVDATGKLIDTATIYPFQPRNDIQGSLVTLKALVAKHQVSLIAIGNGTASRETDRLAADLLKDIPTEFRPTKVMVNEAGASVYSASALAAKEMPDVDVSLRGAASIGRRLQDPLAELVKIEPKSIGVGQYQHDVNQTKLARSLDGVVEDAVNAVGVDLNTASAPLLAHISGLSDSLAKAVVDYRDTVGAFKNRRELLKVARLGPKAYEQCAGFLRISGGTNPLDASSVHPEAYPLAQKIVKACGRDIREIMGSTVLGNLDPKEFTDEKFGLPTVKDIFAELEKPGRDPRPEFKTASFQDGVETIKDLKSGMMLEGTVTNVTNFGAFVDIGVHQDGLVHVSQIADRFVDDPHTVVKAGDIVNVRVVEVDVARKRIGLTMRKDSADARENARERQADRGGNQQQQRGQGGRPSGGPNGGNRGGGGPRGGSGSSGASQPAKSGDNNAMAAALAAAFNKPKR from the coding sequence ATGTCTGATCTGACCTCTGTTACCGTTTCATCTCCTGCCAAGAAGGCTGGTAAGATTCCTGCCGATGTGGCTCTTCGTATTTCCCAGAGAATTGCTGTAGAAATTGGATGCCAGCCGGGGCAGGTGAATGCGACGGTGCAGTTGCTGGATGAGGGGTCTACGGTTCCGTTTATTGCTCGCTATCGTAAAGAGGTGACGGGTGGTCTGGATGACACTCAGTTGCGTACTCTTGATGAGCGTCTTATCTACATGCGTGAGATGGAAGATCGCCGCAAAGCGATTGTTAAATCCATTGATGAGCAGGGCAAGTTAACGGATGAGCTTGCGAAACAGATTGCAGGTGCTGATAGCAAATCTACGCTCGAAGACCTTTATCTGCCATTCCGCAAGAAGCGTCGCACTAAGGCACAGATTGCACGTGAGGCCGGGCTTGAGCCGCTCTCTGATCTGCTGCTTGGTGATCCTAACAAAACACCGGAAAGTGAAGCTGCCAGCTTTGTAGATGCAGAGAAGGGCTTTGCAGATACCAAGGCCGTGCTTGATGGCGCACGTCAGATCCTAATGGAACGGTTCTCTGAGAATGCTCAGCTCGTCGGCAGGCTACGTGGTTACGTGGCTCGGCAAGGTGTTGTTGGCGCTTCCGTTGTTGCAGGTAAAGAGCAGGACGGCGCCAAGTTTTCTGATTACTTCACATACTCGGAAAACTGGAAGAACATTCCAAGCCACCGCGCGTTAGCCCTGCTACGTGGACGGAATGAAGGTATTCTGGCGCTGGACTTGAAGGTTGATGAAGACGATGTGTCAGCAGTTAAACCTGTTGAGCGGATGATTGCCGACGCTGCTGGTATTCAGAACAATGGTCGTTCCGCTGATAAATGGTTGTCTGATGTTGTTCGCTGGACATGGAAGGTCAAGATTGGGCTTCATGTTGAGCTGGATCTGATGGGTGAGTTGCGTGATCGTGCCGAAGAAGAATCCATCAAGGTTTTTGCTCGTAACCTGAAAGACTTGCTTCTTGCTGCGCCCGCTGGGCAACATGCTACGCTGGGCCTTGATCCCGGTATTCGGACTGGTGTTAAAGTTGCAGTAGTTGATGCCACGGGCAAACTGATTGATACCGCGACGATCTATCCGTTCCAGCCACGTAATGACATTCAGGGTTCTTTGGTGACACTGAAAGCGCTGGTTGCCAAACATCAGGTGAGCTTGATTGCTATTGGTAACGGGACTGCTAGTCGTGAAACGGATCGTCTGGCTGCCGATCTTTTGAAGGACATCCCGACAGAGTTCCGCCCAACTAAGGTGATGGTGAATGAGGCAGGTGCATCGGTTTATTCCGCTTCTGCCCTTGCCGCGAAAGAGATGCCGGATGTGGACGTGTCGCTTCGCGGTGCGGCTTCTATTGGCCGACGCTTGCAAGACCCACTGGCGGAACTGGTGAAGATCGAACCTAAATCCATCGGGGTTGGACAGTATCAGCATGATGTGAACCAGACTAAACTGGCGCGGTCACTGGACGGTGTTGTTGAAGACGCTGTGAACGCTGTTGGAGTTGATCTCAATACGGCATCTGCGCCGTTGCTCGCACACATCTCCGGCTTGTCCGACAGCCTTGCAAAAGCTGTTGTTGACTACCGGGATACGGTTGGAGCTTTCAAAAATCGCAGGGAATTGCTGAAAGTCGCACGGCTTGGTCCGAAAGCTTATGAACAGTGTGCTGGCTTCCTGCGTATCTCTGGCGGAACCAACCCGCTTGACGCATCGTCTGTTCACCCCGAAGCGTATCCTTTGGCGCAGAAGATCGTCAAAGCTTGCGGTCGCGATATACGCGAGATCATGGGTTCCACTGTTTTGGGTAATCTGGATCCGAAAGAGTTCACGGACGAGAAGTTTGGGTTGCCAACAGTGAAGGATATCTTTGCTGAATTGGAAAAGCCGGGTCGTGATCCTCGTCCTGAGTTTAAGACTGCCTCCTTCCAAGATGGTGTTGAGACTATTAAGGATCTTAAATCAGGCATGATGCTTGAAGGGACAGTTACGAATGTGACTAACTTCGGAGCCTTCGTTGATATCGGCGTGCATCAGGATGGTTTGGTTCATGTGTCGCAAATAGCTGATCGTTTTGTTGATGACCCGCATACGGTGGTTAAAGCAGGCGATATCGTCAATGTGCGTGTTGTTGAGGTTGATGTGGCGCGCAAGCGTATTGGCCTGACCATGCGCAAAGATAGCGCTGACGCGCGTGAAAATGCACGTGAGCGTCAAGCTGATCGCGGTGGTAACCAGCAGCAACAACGTGGGCAAGGTGGTCGCCCTAGCGGTGGTCCTAATGGCGGAAACCGTGGCGGCGGCGGTCCTCGCGGAGGAAGCGGTAGCAGTGGTGCCTCCCAACCTGCAAAGAGCGGCGATAACAATGCAATGGCAGCAGCTTTAGCCGCTGCGTTTAACAAGCCAAAACGCTAA
- a CDS encoding amidase family protein, with translation MSNSYRSTPDNRIFFQAEDKARRCIDLVMDLPDGLPERVFIEFDAARIARQARQADENVKAFHRDLPLHGVTVSIKDVIDEQGVVTSAGSAFLRNRSPACEDAKIVSQLRAAGAVPFGRTNMSEMAYSGLGLNPHYGNPPNTSDPLRIPGGSSSGAAASVGLGVCRAAIGTDTGGSVRIPAALNGLYAFKPTRATTATKGLLSICPSFDSVGPIARSIDMCARLHAVLSGQCPAPKNVKSLDGLHVGLVVSPMADGLDVQVSSDFDRAMQAIRDAGAVIASVSEPMLLHCSTSLDFICSYETTALVGGYLEGLKEQGDPYVVAKILRAADVTSKEAEEARSKRADAIRAFKEMSRKFDVLIAPTVPIIAPLLEDVETGLEKFGAPLSQNTRAVNWVDGCAATIPMHSPGKPGTGLMIFGKAGTDWHVLEMAELIDKVIIPARLRG, from the coding sequence ATGAGTAACAGTTACAGATCAACTCCAGACAACCGCATTTTCTTTCAGGCGGAAGACAAGGCTCGGCGATGTATTGATCTTGTGATGGATCTTCCTGATGGGCTTCCCGAACGGGTATTTATCGAGTTCGATGCAGCCCGCATTGCGCGACAAGCTCGGCAGGCGGATGAAAACGTAAAGGCGTTTCACAGGGATTTGCCGCTTCATGGCGTAACGGTTTCCATCAAAGATGTGATTGATGAACAAGGCGTGGTCACAAGCGCGGGGTCTGCGTTTTTGCGGAACCGTTCTCCTGCTTGTGAAGATGCAAAGATTGTCTCTCAATTGCGTGCAGCTGGAGCCGTTCCGTTTGGCCGGACTAATATGAGTGAGATGGCCTATTCGGGTCTCGGATTGAATCCTCACTATGGAAACCCGCCCAATACCAGTGATCCATTGCGTATTCCCGGGGGATCATCATCAGGTGCGGCTGCGAGTGTGGGATTGGGTGTGTGTCGTGCAGCGATTGGGACAGATACCGGAGGCTCCGTCCGTATCCCAGCAGCATTGAATGGCCTTTATGCATTTAAGCCGACGCGTGCAACCACTGCAACCAAAGGCCTTTTGTCCATCTGCCCTTCTTTCGATAGCGTTGGCCCGATTGCGCGTTCAATCGATATGTGCGCCCGGCTTCATGCGGTTCTCTCGGGGCAGTGTCCAGCACCTAAGAATGTGAAAAGCCTTGATGGATTACACGTTGGGCTCGTGGTTTCGCCTATGGCTGATGGGTTGGATGTACAAGTGAGTTCAGATTTTGACCGAGCCATGCAGGCTATACGGGATGCTGGAGCGGTGATTGCCTCAGTCTCGGAACCGATGCTTTTGCATTGCTCTACATCTCTCGACTTTATCTGTAGTTATGAGACGACTGCATTGGTTGGAGGATACCTTGAGGGCTTGAAAGAGCAGGGAGATCCATATGTTGTTGCGAAAATTTTGCGAGCTGCTGATGTGACCAGTAAAGAAGCTGAGGAGGCTCGGTCAAAGCGGGCAGATGCAATTCGTGCTTTTAAGGAAATGTCTAGGAAGTTTGATGTTCTTATTGCGCCAACAGTTCCGATCATTGCGCCATTGTTGGAAGATGTGGAAACCGGCCTCGAGAAATTTGGTGCCCCGCTCTCTCAAAATACGCGGGCAGTGAATTGGGTTGACGGCTGTGCGGCGACAATTCCCATGCATTCACCAGGGAAGCCGGGAACAGGACTTATGATATTTGGCAAGGCTGGAACCGATTGGCATGTGCTTGAGATGGCAGAGCTGATTGACAAAGTGATCATTCCTGCGCGACTAAGGGGCTAA